In a single window of the Nocardioides massiliensis genome:
- a CDS encoding DUF1416 domain-containing protein, whose translation MCGATKGGLSLDGVNLDKQAVIQGQVLRGTGDAAEPVGNAYVRLLDRTGEFTAEVPTSATGHFRFFAGPGEWTVRTLAPRAEPTDRKVVAALGSVAELEIAI comes from the coding sequence ATGTGCGGCGCGACGAAGGGTGGGCTGTCGCTCGACGGCGTCAACCTCGACAAGCAGGCCGTGATTCAGGGCCAGGTGCTGCGCGGCACCGGTGACGCGGCGGAGCCGGTCGGCAACGCCTACGTCCGGCTGCTCGACCGCACCGGCGAGTTCACCGCCGAGGTCCCCACCTCGGCCACCGGGCACTTCCGGTTCTTCGCCGGCCCCGGTGAGTGGACGGTCCGCACGCTGGCGCCCCGCGCCGAGCCGACCGACCGCAAGGTCGTCGCGGCGCTCGGCTCGGTCGCCGAGCTCGAGATCGCGATCTGA
- a CDS encoding glycosyltransferase family 2 protein — protein sequence MVHAVAVTVAVIVTAHNRADQLEAALSSATAQTYPHLDIVVVDDASTDRTPEVCRRYAAIDSRVRVLRMERNGGVARARNAGLDAVRSDYVAFLDGDDYADPPWIEEMLTAALATDAPLVATGHVVDMHAGGDAAVKSESRPVDELTLMPGGPVPAVHPQPFVWAMGYCWNKLYLRSFLEQHRLRFDPAWPLFEDMMFNLDLMAVAPRVALIPAAHYHYVQHSADRLTNRPQVPDLRFRAHLAQRLVAQLERWGLEGQMKPVIGSLLGWSMAVECSRTTPPGVRAAPALRDALGDPGVQWMITRAVSEGHVRRVDRPVVAALRAGRVRSARTLALAVLGLARVRAWLGLRLAR from the coding sequence GTGGTCCACGCCGTCGCCGTGACCGTCGCCGTCATCGTCACCGCGCACAACCGCGCCGACCAGCTCGAGGCAGCACTCTCCAGCGCCACCGCACAGACCTATCCACACCTCGACATCGTCGTCGTCGACGACGCCTCCACCGACCGGACCCCCGAGGTGTGTCGCCGGTACGCGGCCATCGACTCCCGGGTGCGCGTGCTGCGGATGGAGCGCAACGGCGGCGTCGCCCGTGCCCGCAACGCCGGTCTCGACGCGGTCCGGTCCGACTACGTCGCCTTCCTCGACGGCGACGACTACGCCGACCCGCCGTGGATCGAGGAGATGCTCACCGCCGCGCTCGCCACCGATGCGCCGCTGGTCGCGACCGGTCACGTCGTCGACATGCACGCCGGTGGCGACGCAGCCGTCAAGAGCGAGTCACGACCGGTCGACGAGCTCACCCTGATGCCGGGTGGGCCCGTCCCTGCCGTCCATCCCCAGCCCTTCGTCTGGGCCATGGGCTACTGCTGGAACAAGCTCTACCTGCGCTCGTTCCTCGAGCAGCACCGGCTTCGCTTCGATCCCGCCTGGCCGCTTTTCGAGGACATGATGTTCAACCTGGACCTGATGGCCGTCGCGCCTCGCGTGGCCCTCATCCCGGCGGCGCACTACCACTACGTCCAGCACAGCGCGGACCGGCTCACGAACCGGCCGCAGGTGCCGGACCTGCGGTTCCGGGCCCACTTGGCGCAGCGTCTCGTCGCGCAGCTCGAGCGATGGGGACTCGAGGGGCAGATGAAGCCCGTCATCGGCTCCCTCCTGGGGTGGAGCATGGCTGTCGAGTGCTCGCGGACCACCCCGCCCGGCGTACGGGCGGCGCCCGCGTTGCGGGACGCGCTGGGCGATCCCGGCGTGCAGTGGATGATCACCCGGGCAGTCTCCGAGGGTCACGTACGGCGCGTGGACCGCCCCGTCGTCGCGGCGCTGCGTGCCGGACGAGTCCGGTCAGCGCGCACGCTGGCGCTCGCCGTCCTGGGACTCGCGCGGGTCCGGGCCTGGCTCGGTCTGCGCCTGGCACGCTGA
- a CDS encoding acyltransferase family protein — MAGTGRFHYLDGLRAVAIGSVLGVHWLVWYVPFFHGGVIGVDIFFVLSGFIITTVLWRSSSTRTLAGEWLHFVRRRVVRLYPALVGLVVGATVLYAVVPHSGLSATEVTQRGLMVLGQATSIWGAVQEGSLLVPALEPFGHTWSLAVEWYFYLAWPLLLLAVRRRGWTAQRTAHLSVVIAACCYAGSLVLPPFWFYFGPSARFAEILAGCALALYLLARPNDAAPLRMPPVLPAAALVAVVLYVLLAPASHGPYRWIGVPLAVTATLVIICAGYAASGGPVRTLLSHPLLTAIGRVSYSLYLWHTVPVLALEDVPSVPKPLLGVLAVGMVAALTVGSYSLLERPFLRGRSDVLSPRRTPTSSVPRPREVSTEKPPVSRTKETPGP; from the coding sequence ATGGCGGGCACCGGTCGCTTTCACTACCTCGACGGTCTGCGCGCCGTGGCGATCGGCTCCGTTCTCGGCGTGCACTGGCTTGTCTGGTACGTCCCGTTCTTCCATGGCGGGGTCATCGGCGTGGACATCTTCTTCGTACTCAGCGGCTTCATCATCACCACGGTGCTGTGGCGCTCGTCGTCGACCCGCACCCTCGCGGGCGAGTGGCTGCACTTCGTACGGCGCCGCGTCGTCCGGCTCTACCCGGCGCTGGTCGGACTGGTCGTCGGCGCGACCGTGCTCTACGCCGTAGTGCCGCACAGCGGCCTCTCCGCCACCGAGGTGACCCAACGGGGACTGATGGTCCTGGGGCAGGCGACCTCCATCTGGGGGGCGGTGCAGGAGGGTTCGCTGCTCGTCCCGGCCCTCGAGCCGTTCGGACACACCTGGTCGCTCGCCGTCGAGTGGTACTTCTACCTCGCCTGGCCGCTGCTCCTGCTCGCCGTACGACGCCGAGGCTGGACGGCCCAGCGAACCGCCCACCTCAGCGTCGTGATCGCCGCCTGCTGCTACGCGGGCTCGCTCGTCCTGCCGCCGTTCTGGTTCTACTTCGGCCCCTCGGCGCGATTCGCCGAGATCCTGGCGGGTTGTGCACTGGCGCTCTACCTGCTCGCACGTCCGAACGACGCCGCTCCCCTGCGGATGCCCCCTGTCCTCCCCGCGGCCGCCCTGGTCGCCGTCGTCCTCTACGTCCTGCTCGCCCCCGCGAGTCACGGCCCCTACCGCTGGATCGGCGTCCCGCTCGCCGTCACCGCGACGCTGGTGATCATCTGCGCGGGGTACGCCGCGTCCGGCGGACCGGTGCGCACGCTGCTGAGCCACCCGCTGCTCACCGCCATCGGCCGGGTCAGCTACAGCCTCTACCTGTGGCACACGGTGCCGGTCCTCGCCCTGGAGGACGTGCCGAGCGTGCCGAAACCACTGCTAGGAGTGCTGGCGGTCGGCATGGTCGCCGCGCTCACGGTCGGCAGCTACTCCCTGCTGGAACGGCCGTTCCTGCGCGGCCGGAGCGACGTGCTGTCGCCCCGGCGCACCCCCACCTCGTCGGTGCCCCGGCCGCGGGAGGTCTCGACCGAGAAGCCGCCGGTGTCCCGCACGAAGGAGACACCCGGCCCATGA
- a CDS encoding DUF4395 family protein, whose product MSARTTADFAATPAPPDLAGPASGIDPRGPRFAAVLTTTVLALALLLVPGPVGIALVAAQGAVFAVGTLLGVAATPYAVLFRAVVRPRLAPPVELEAPQPPRFAQSVGLVFVVVALVALLAGATLVGQVALGFALAAAFLNAAFDFCLGCEMYLLLARLRGARSGVAEGATP is encoded by the coding sequence TTGAGTGCCCGCACCACCGCCGATTTCGCCGCCACGCCGGCGCCCCCGGATCTTGCTGGTCCCGCCTCCGGCATCGACCCGCGCGGACCCCGGTTCGCCGCGGTCCTGACCACGACCGTCCTCGCGCTCGCGCTGCTGCTCGTGCCGGGACCGGTCGGCATCGCGCTCGTCGCTGCCCAGGGCGCGGTCTTCGCCGTCGGGACCCTGCTCGGGGTCGCGGCCACGCCGTACGCCGTCCTCTTCCGCGCCGTGGTGCGTCCGCGTCTGGCCCCGCCGGTCGAGCTCGAGGCACCGCAGCCTCCGCGCTTCGCCCAGAGCGTCGGGCTGGTCTTCGTCGTCGTCGCCCTTGTCGCGCTGCTCGCCGGCGCCACGCTGGTCGGGCAGGTCGCGCTGGGGTTCGCGCTGGCGGCGGCGTTCCTCAACGCCGCCTTCGACTTCTGCCTCGGCTGCGAGATGTACCTCCTGCTGGCCCGCCTGCGCGGTGCCCGCTCCGGGGTCGCCGAGGGGGCGACGCCCTAG
- a CDS encoding lipopolysaccharide biosynthesis protein, translating into MRAASIGAGVGSLVSGARNDRMLTNSVLLFATSALMAGFGALFWVLAARLYPAETVGLAGAVVAASDTLALVAQLGLNIALVRTMPRSRHQFADFRVAVLVVGGAAAAFAAGYVLLLPLTSPRVHEVIGSPWAAVLFIGLVTATAVNLLTDSVFLAIDRVRSYLWLNGVLLGLAKCGLPFLLAGAGVLGLYGSAGGAALLCGLASIVVISRHLPRSRRMRPSRELRAARGFAGAGYVTVVLALSPQLVLPLLVVNELGSAATAYFFVSIQIVALQNAIVVAVGNAMYAECERHPDRRSQAFRRGGILMGVVCVGSAAAVWVVAPLLLRVFGPEYAAEGTATLRVLSVAVIGLGLSYWGAMRLRVVGRPGAMVGAQVVGTAAVLSLAVAAVPHGTTWVGAALGVGYLVGGLVSCAMSRSLPAGPQVSGELAVSVEPAVSGERGRDL; encoded by the coding sequence ATGAGGGCGGCGTCGATCGGTGCGGGTGTCGGCAGCCTTGTGTCCGGTGCGCGCAACGACCGGATGCTCACCAACTCGGTGTTGCTGTTCGCCACCAGCGCGCTGATGGCGGGCTTCGGCGCGTTGTTCTGGGTCCTGGCCGCCCGGCTCTACCCCGCCGAGACGGTCGGTCTGGCCGGCGCGGTGGTCGCGGCCTCGGACACGTTGGCGTTGGTCGCGCAGCTGGGACTCAACATCGCGCTGGTGCGCACGATGCCACGCAGCCGCCATCAGTTCGCCGACTTCCGGGTCGCCGTTCTCGTCGTCGGTGGGGCTGCTGCTGCCTTCGCGGCTGGCTACGTGCTGCTGCTGCCGCTCACCTCGCCACGCGTGCACGAGGTGATCGGCAGCCCGTGGGCGGCGGTGCTGTTCATCGGTCTGGTGACCGCGACGGCGGTCAACCTGCTCACCGACAGCGTCTTCCTCGCCATCGACCGGGTGCGGTCCTACCTGTGGCTCAACGGAGTCCTTCTCGGTCTGGCCAAGTGCGGGTTGCCGTTCCTGCTGGCCGGCGCCGGCGTGCTCGGGCTCTACGGCTCGGCCGGCGGCGCGGCGCTGCTGTGCGGGCTCGCGAGCATCGTCGTCATCAGCCGTCACCTGCCGCGCTCACGACGGATGAGGCCGTCGCGGGAGCTGCGTGCGGCGCGCGGGTTCGCCGGCGCGGGCTACGTGACCGTGGTCCTCGCCCTCTCTCCGCAGCTCGTGCTGCCGTTGCTCGTCGTCAACGAGCTGGGGTCGGCGGCGACGGCGTACTTCTTCGTGAGCATCCAGATCGTCGCTCTGCAGAACGCGATCGTCGTGGCCGTCGGCAACGCGATGTATGCCGAGTGCGAGCGCCACCCCGACCGCCGCAGTCAGGCTTTTCGACGTGGCGGGATCCTGATGGGGGTCGTCTGCGTCGGGAGCGCGGCTGCTGTCTGGGTCGTCGCCCCGCTGCTGCTCCGGGTCTTCGGACCCGAGTACGCCGCCGAGGGCACCGCGACGCTGCGGGTGCTGTCCGTGGCCGTCATCGGCCTCGGATTGAGCTATTGGGGCGCGATGCGGCTGCGCGTGGTGGGCCGCCCAGGCGCGATGGTCGGCGCACAGGTGGTCGGAACCGCCGCCGTGCTGTCGCTCGCGGTCGCCGCGGTCCCTCACGGCACGACGTGGGTGGGCGCCGCGCTGGGAGTCGGCTACCTCGTCGGCGGGCTGGTCAGCTGTGCGATGAGTCGATCGTTGCCCGCCGGCCCCCAGGTGTCGGGCGAGCTGGCGGTGTCGGTCGAGCCGGCGGTGTCGGGCGAGCGAGGTCGAGACCTGTGA
- a CDS encoding glycosyltransferase family 4 protein, giving the protein MFTSRPLRVGVLAHYYPPHVGGLEVVAREVANGLTRRGHEVTVVTSACPGAPGAMDEDGVTVRRVRVGNWFERHGVPFPVFAPSLLLHTWRLVRRSDVVQVHDMLYLSSWVGALLCRVLRRPYVVTQHVGMVDHPARVVRLVQGVVLHTVGALVLRGAACVLPISPVIDAWTRGALPGVRTQVLRNGLDRARFRPAVGREREEIRRRFGLPLGEVLVLHVGRFVPKKGFDVVAAAVGEGYRTVFVGGDRPVDLPESSARLFLGTLPPDDVAAVYRACDVFVCASRGEGPLTPMEALLSGCAVLVNDDPAMRALGLGDGVEELAMTPARLRAALVDLIDRPGAVAELAARGRVVAAGLPTWEEHLDALETVLESVRRAVPSEAGR; this is encoded by the coding sequence TTGTTCACCTCCAGGCCGTTGCGCGTCGGGGTGCTCGCGCACTACTACCCCCCGCATGTCGGAGGGTTGGAGGTGGTGGCGCGCGAGGTCGCGAACGGGCTGACTCGTCGCGGGCACGAGGTCACGGTGGTGACCAGCGCCTGCCCGGGCGCACCCGGAGCGATGGACGAGGACGGGGTCACCGTCCGGCGCGTCCGCGTCGGCAACTGGTTCGAGCGCCACGGCGTTCCCTTCCCGGTCTTCGCCCCCTCCCTGTTGCTGCACACCTGGCGACTGGTGCGACGGTCCGACGTGGTCCAGGTGCACGACATGCTCTACCTGTCGTCGTGGGTCGGCGCGCTCCTGTGTCGCGTGCTGCGCAGGCCGTACGTCGTCACCCAGCACGTCGGGATGGTGGACCACCCGGCGCGGGTCGTGCGGCTCGTCCAGGGGGTCGTGCTGCACACCGTTGGCGCACTGGTCCTGCGGGGGGCCGCCTGCGTCCTGCCGATCAGTCCCGTGATCGACGCGTGGACCCGCGGGGCGCTGCCCGGTGTCCGCACGCAGGTGCTGCGCAACGGGCTCGATCGTGCTCGCTTCCGACCTGCCGTCGGCCGCGAACGCGAGGAGATCCGCCGTCGGTTCGGACTTCCGCTCGGCGAGGTGCTCGTGCTCCACGTCGGTCGCTTCGTCCCGAAGAAGGGCTTCGACGTCGTCGCCGCCGCCGTCGGCGAGGGTTACCGAACGGTGTTCGTCGGCGGCGACCGGCCGGTCGACTTGCCGGAGTCGTCGGCGCGGCTCTTCCTCGGCACTCTCCCGCCGGACGACGTCGCCGCTGTCTATCGCGCCTGTGACGTCTTCGTCTGCGCCAGTCGAGGGGAGGGCCCCCTCACGCCGATGGAGGCGCTGCTCTCGGGATGCGCCGTGCTCGTCAACGACGATCCCGCCATGCGCGCGCTGGGGTTGGGCGATGGCGTCGAGGAGCTGGCGATGACGCCCGCGCGCCTGCGCGCCGCACTCGTCGACCTCATCGATCGACCCGGCGCCGTCGCGGAGCTCGCCGCGCGGGGACGGGTCGTGGCTGCGGGACTGCCGACCTGGGAGGAGCACCTCGACGCGCTGGAGACGGTGCTGGAGTCCGTGCGGAGAGCGGTGCCGAGCGAGGCGGGCCGATGA
- a CDS encoding alpha/beta hydrolase family protein produces MRIRRVVVRTFAVLLALALLISAYVVVQVSREVTELLRVPSALWPSQVRVVEATGRQVTIEQVDGGPTWLTVGTVYGLAWETGSGQVGQVVVNDGERVQRRFRLLEGTLPAPGTLARYSREAYPRDATRAFPGLEVQELTIPGGAGDLPAWFVPGDRDTWAILVHGRGSARSEMFRLMHSAVAAGLPSLAMTYRNAPETGGGLTELGLSEWRDVEAAVRVARDRGARDVVLMGASMGGTLIASFLERSELARHVRAIVLDSPLFDLRATVHDAVGGAGVPKLLSSAGLRLAQWRSGVDLAAVAHLDDTSWLTAPALVWHGTSDDSVPVETSRRLAEAAPDLVTLHLVEGAGHVEAWNFAPKRYDRQVRKFLRAHAR; encoded by the coding sequence ATGAGGATCCGTCGCGTCGTCGTACGCACCTTCGCAGTGCTCCTGGCCTTGGCCCTGCTGATCAGCGCGTACGTCGTGGTGCAGGTGTCGCGGGAGGTCACCGAGCTGTTGCGGGTCCCCTCGGCGCTGTGGCCCTCGCAGGTGCGGGTCGTGGAGGCGACCGGGCGGCAGGTCACGATCGAGCAGGTCGATGGCGGGCCCACCTGGTTGACCGTCGGCACGGTCTACGGGCTGGCCTGGGAGACCGGCTCCGGCCAGGTCGGGCAGGTCGTCGTCAACGACGGTGAGCGGGTGCAGCGGCGCTTCCGCCTCCTGGAAGGAACCCTTCCAGCACCGGGCACGCTCGCGCGCTACTCCCGTGAGGCATATCCGCGTGACGCCACGCGGGCGTTTCCCGGCCTCGAGGTGCAGGAGCTCACCATCCCGGGCGGCGCCGGTGACCTGCCCGCCTGGTTCGTGCCCGGCGACCGGGACACGTGGGCGATCCTCGTCCACGGCCGGGGGTCGGCTCGGTCCGAGATGTTCCGGCTGATGCACTCGGCGGTCGCGGCCGGGCTGCCGTCGCTGGCCATGACCTACCGCAACGCCCCGGAGACCGGCGGGGGCCTCACTGAGCTCGGTCTGAGCGAGTGGCGAGACGTGGAGGCGGCGGTGCGAGTCGCCCGCGACCGCGGTGCGCGCGACGTCGTGCTGATGGGTGCGAGCATGGGAGGCACGCTGATCGCCTCGTTCCTCGAACGCTCGGAGCTAGCCCGGCACGTGCGTGCCATCGTGCTCGACTCCCCCCTGTTCGACCTCCGAGCCACCGTGCACGACGCCGTCGGGGGAGCCGGCGTACCGAAGTTGCTGTCGTCGGCGGGGTTGCGCCTCGCGCAGTGGCGGTCCGGCGTGGACCTGGCAGCTGTGGCTCACCTCGACGACACCTCCTGGCTCACGGCGCCGGCGCTCGTCTGGCACGGGACCTCCGACGACAGCGTGCCGGTCGAGACCTCCCGGCGTCTGGCGGAGGCCGCACCGGACCTCGTGACGCTGCACCTCGTCGAGGGAGCCGGGCACGTCGAGGCCTGGAACTTCGCACCGAAACGCTACGACCGGCAGGTCCGGAAGTTCCTGCGCGCGCACGCCCGTTGA
- a CDS encoding sulfurtransferase: MSRENVLVSTQWVEDHLDDPSVVVIEVDEDTSAYDQGHIRNAIKLDWTTDLQDQVRRDFVNKQAFEQLLSERGVSNDHTVILYGGNNNWFAAYAYWYFKLYGHGDVRLMDGGRKKWELDSRELVSEVPTREKTSYVAQDQDPSIRAFRDEVVDAIGAKNLVDVRSPDEYAGRLLAPAHLPQEVAQRAGHIPTSVNVPWSKNANDDGTFKSDEELAKLYAEVGFDEDKDTIALCRIGERSSITWFVLHELLGRKNVKNYDGSWTEYGSLVGVPVVLGDEPGEA, translated from the coding sequence ATGAGCCGCGAGAACGTACTCGTTTCCACCCAGTGGGTCGAGGACCACCTCGACGACCCCAGCGTCGTCGTCATCGAGGTCGACGAGGACACCTCGGCCTACGACCAGGGCCACATCCGCAACGCCATCAAGCTCGACTGGACCACCGACCTGCAGGACCAGGTGCGTCGCGACTTCGTCAACAAGCAGGCCTTCGAGCAGCTGCTCTCCGAGCGTGGCGTCTCCAACGACCACACGGTGATCCTCTACGGCGGCAACAACAACTGGTTCGCGGCCTACGCCTACTGGTACTTCAAGCTCTACGGCCACGGCGACGTCCGCCTCATGGACGGCGGCCGCAAGAAGTGGGAGCTCGACTCCCGCGAGCTGGTCTCCGAGGTGCCGACGCGCGAGAAGACGTCGTACGTCGCCCAGGACCAGGACCCCTCGATCCGCGCCTTCCGCGACGAGGTCGTCGACGCCATCGGCGCCAAGAACCTGGTCGACGTGCGCAGCCCCGACGAGTACGCCGGCCGGCTGCTCGCCCCGGCCCACCTCCCGCAGGAGGTGGCTCAGCGCGCCGGTCACATCCCCACCTCGGTCAACGTGCCGTGGAGCAAGAACGCCAACGACGACGGCACGTTCAAGTCCGACGAGGAGCTTGCGAAGCTCTACGCCGAGGTCGGCTTCGACGAGGACAAAGACACCATCGCGCTGTGCCGCATCGGTGAGCGCTCGTCGATCACGTGGTTCGTCCTGCACGAGCTCCTGGGCCGCAAGAACGTCAAGAACTACGACGGTTCGTGGACCGAGTACGGCTCGCTGGTCGGCGTGCCGGTCGTGCTCGGCGACGAGCCCGGCGAGGCCTGA
- a CDS encoding CDP-glycerol glycerophosphotransferase family protein — protein MTSALLRTRLVTLAQTILRRALPVVSAAIPARRQVVVSGYPETEGNASEVMRALLRSYDGQVVWLREPSGPRLALPDHPRLVTVDKASVAGLWAYLRAEAVFFTHGLYGSPRPTRRKPLVNLWHGDGPKATRPGNGAGSLIPSTWLVAGTRLFGELKAAAFELSPDQLLVTGNPRTDQLWRPARPDALGSLGIEADFVLWMPTFRATRQESGLRAWSEGELGAGVQEVTPLLAALRERGMQLVVKPHPLDAEDRRAAGVVAVSDADLARAGVPLYALLGASSGLVTDYSSVWVDYLLLDRPIAFLVPDRQVYGRALVPADVLDWLPGELVGDDRPFARFVADLDAGGTRDAEVRRAVTERVGLHQSSRCADDLLEALAAAGVLRARSGSACQAQTEPGPDPRESQDGERQRAR, from the coding sequence GTGACGTCCGCTCTCCTGCGCACCCGGCTCGTCACCCTGGCCCAGACGATCCTGCGGCGCGCGCTCCCCGTGGTGTCGGCCGCCATCCCGGCTCGCCGCCAGGTGGTGGTCTCGGGCTACCCCGAGACGGAGGGCAACGCGTCCGAGGTCATGCGGGCGCTGCTGCGCAGCTATGACGGGCAGGTCGTCTGGCTGCGCGAGCCGTCGGGTCCGCGGCTCGCGCTGCCCGACCATCCGCGGCTGGTCACGGTCGACAAGGCCAGTGTGGCCGGGTTGTGGGCCTATCTGCGCGCCGAGGCGGTCTTCTTCACCCACGGGCTCTACGGCAGCCCGCGGCCCACCCGGCGCAAGCCTCTGGTCAACCTCTGGCACGGCGACGGCCCGAAGGCGACCCGACCGGGCAACGGGGCAGGGTCGTTGATCCCCAGCACGTGGCTGGTCGCCGGCACGCGACTGTTCGGAGAGCTGAAGGCGGCGGCCTTCGAGCTGTCACCCGACCAGCTGCTGGTGACGGGCAACCCGCGCACCGACCAACTGTGGAGACCGGCACGCCCAGATGCTCTCGGGAGTCTCGGTATCGAGGCTGACTTCGTGCTGTGGATGCCGACGTTCCGCGCCACCAGGCAGGAGAGCGGGTTGCGCGCTTGGTCGGAGGGGGAGCTGGGTGCGGGGGTCCAGGAGGTCACACCTCTCCTGGCGGCGCTGCGGGAGCGCGGTATGCAACTGGTCGTGAAGCCGCACCCGCTGGATGCCGAGGATCGACGGGCCGCGGGCGTGGTCGCCGTGAGCGACGCCGACCTGGCCCGAGCCGGGGTGCCGCTGTACGCCTTGTTGGGTGCCTCGTCGGGTCTGGTCACCGACTACTCGAGCGTGTGGGTCGACTACCTGCTCCTCGACCGACCGATCGCGTTCCTGGTGCCCGACCGACAGGTCTACGGTCGAGCGCTGGTGCCGGCCGATGTCCTGGACTGGCTGCCCGGGGAGCTGGTGGGGGACGACCGGCCGTTCGCCAGGTTCGTCGCCGACCTCGACGCCGGTGGCACGAGGGACGCCGAGGTACGCCGGGCCGTCACCGAGCGGGTCGGTCTGCATCAGAGCAGTCGGTGCGCCGACGACCTGCTCGAGGCGCTGGCGGCAGCCGGGGTGCTGCGGGCGAGGAGTGGGTCAGCGTGCCAGGCGCAGACCGAGCCAGGCCCGGACCCGCGCGAGTCCCAGGACGGCGAGCGCCAGCGTGCGCGCTGA
- a CDS encoding acyltransferase family protein, protein MTHTGRFAYLDGLRAVAILAVLGVHWFSSYVPFFRGGVIGVDIFFVLSGFIITTVLWRSSSTASRRSQWWHFVRRRVVRLYPALVGLVAGSVLLYAAVPTSGLSPAQVAERGWLTLAQATSIWGPLQDNDLLAPTLNPFSHTWSLAVEWYFYLVWPLLLFTVKRHGWTARRAAQVSAGIGACCYLGSLALSPYWFYFGPSARFAELLAGCALALYLLSRPTDAGPMRMPPLATPIALVAIVLYVVLAPPNPEVHLALVGVPVAVAGTLVLICAGYSADGGAMHALLSHRVPTFIGRLSYSLYLWHMTPILALATVPGVPRPVLALLALTLVAALTLSSFYLLERPFLRARSDVLSPAPLFASSPGTAQVPQPRDVAHDPIPPVPAKEKPWSTPSP, encoded by the coding sequence ATGACCCATACCGGGCGTTTCGCCTACCTCGACGGACTCCGCGCCGTGGCCATTCTCGCCGTCCTCGGGGTGCACTGGTTCTCCTCGTACGTCCCGTTCTTCCGCGGCGGCGTGATCGGCGTCGACATCTTCTTCGTGCTCAGCGGCTTCATCATCACCACGGTGCTCTGGCGCTCGAGCTCGACGGCGTCCCGCAGGAGCCAGTGGTGGCACTTCGTACGCCGCCGGGTGGTGCGCCTCTACCCGGCGCTCGTCGGGTTGGTCGCCGGATCGGTCCTGCTGTACGCCGCCGTACCGACGAGTGGCCTGTCGCCCGCGCAGGTCGCCGAGCGCGGATGGCTGACCCTCGCACAGGCGACTTCGATCTGGGGACCGCTGCAGGACAACGACCTGCTGGCTCCCACGTTGAACCCCTTCAGCCACACCTGGTCCTTGGCCGTCGAGTGGTACTTCTACCTGGTCTGGCCACTGCTGCTGTTCACCGTCAAACGGCATGGCTGGACCGCACGCCGCGCCGCGCAGGTCAGCGCGGGGATCGGGGCGTGCTGCTATCTCGGCTCCCTGGCGCTGTCGCCGTACTGGTTCTACTTCGGTCCGTCGGCACGCTTCGCCGAGCTGCTGGCGGGGTGTGCGCTCGCCCTCTACCTGCTGTCACGCCCCACCGACGCCGGACCGATGCGGATGCCACCCCTCGCGACGCCGATCGCCCTGGTCGCGATCGTGCTCTACGTCGTGCTGGCCCCGCCGAACCCGGAGGTGCATCTCGCCCTGGTCGGTGTGCCGGTCGCCGTTGCTGGGACCCTCGTGCTCATCTGCGCCGGCTACAGCGCGGACGGTGGCGCCATGCACGCCCTGCTGAGCCATCGTGTGCCCACCTTCATCGGACGGCTCAGCTACAGCCTCTATCTGTGGCACATGACGCCGATCCTCGCGTTGGCCACGGTGCCCGGTGTCCCGCGACCAGTGCTCGCCCTCCTCGCGCTGACGTTGGTCGCCGCGCTCACGCTGAGCAGCTTCTACCTCCTCGAACGACCGTTCCTGCGGGCGCGCAGCGACGTGTTGTCCCCCGCGCCCCTCTTCGCGTCCAGCCCGGGCACTGCACAGGTGCCCCAACCGCGCGACGTGGCACACGACCCGATCCCGCCTGTGCCGGCGAAGGAGAAGCCGTGGTCCACGCCGTCGCCGTGA